The DNA region ACCGGCGTCGAGACCGCCTCGCAGACCGCCCTCGTGAGCGGGACGTCGTAGCCGTTCTTCGTCCCGTCGGCGTCGATCGAGTTGACGAACAGCTCGCCCGCACCCCTCGACTCGGCCTCGCGCACCCACTCGACGACGTCCCGTCCGGTGCCCTCGCGCCCGCCCTTCACCGTACACTCGAACCAGCACGACTCGCCGTCGACGCGTTCGTAGTGTTCGCCTGCCTCGTCGTACCGCCGACGCGCGTCGACCGAGATCACGATACACTGGCTGCCGAAGGCCGCCGCACCCTCGGTGATGAGTGCTGGATTTTCGAGTGCAGCGGTGTTGATCGAGACCTTGTCCGCGCCCGCCCGGAGGGTCTCCCGAACGTCCTCGCGGGTGCGGATCCCGCCGCCCACGGTCAGGGGGATGAACACCTCGTCCGCAACCTGAGAAACGACGTCGAGCATCGTCTCGCGGCCGTCGGCGGAGGCGGTGATGTCGAGAAACACGAACTCGTCCGCGCCGGCCTCGTTGTACCGCCGCGCCATCTCCACCGGATCGCCGGTGTGTTCGAGGTCCTCGAAGTTCACGCCGGTGTAGACCGCCGGCTCGCCGTCCTCGTCGAGATCGACGTCGATGCAGGGAATGATGCGCTTCGTCAGCATTCGATGGGTGGTCTCGAACGGGCGCAGTGTTGACGGTTTCGACTGGGCCGCCCGGCGCGTCGGCGGGGCGATCATCGGTGTGTTTTTAGTGGCACGACGCCCTCCGGCCGGTATGAGCGACGACGCACCGACCGAGCCCCGCGAGTCCGAACCAGGCCAAGAGCAGGCGACCGACACCGCCGAGGAGACGATGGCGGAGGGCGAGCGCGAGGAGCGCGACTCCCATCCCGA from Halococcus agarilyticus includes:
- the hisF gene encoding imidazole glycerol phosphate synthase subunit HisF produces the protein MLTKRIIPCIDVDLDEDGEPAVYTGVNFEDLEHTGDPVEMARRYNEAGADEFVFLDITASADGRETMLDVVSQVADEVFIPLTVGGGIRTREDVRETLRAGADKVSINTAALENPALITEGAAAFGSQCIVISVDARRRYDEAGEHYERVDGESCWFECTVKGGREGTGRDVVEWVREAESRGAGELFVNSIDADGTKNGYDVPLTRAVCEAVSTPVIASSGCGGPEDAHEVFTEANADAALAASIFHFDEYSIRDVKEYLADRGVPVRL